The DNA window TGAGAAAAAACTAGTTGGCTATGCTGTTTGTTATTCTACACAACCATCTTCTAGTATGGAATTAAGGGAGTATCTTAAGGCGAAGCTACCAGGTCACATGGTACCATCTTTTGTTGTAACGCTTGAATCTTTTCCATTAAATAATAACGGGAAAGTGGATCGTAAAGCCTTACCTACTCCTGAAATGACATCAAGTGAAGATTATGTTGCACCAAGAAATGACACAGAGAAAATTATGCAGAATATTTGGCGAAACGTTTTAAATATTAATAAAATCAGTGTAAAAGATAACTTTTTTGAAATGGGAGGTCATTCCCTTAAGGCCATTGTTTTAATGGATCGTATAGAAGAAGAATTTCAACAAAGGGTACCTTTATCCACCTTGTATGAAAAACAAACAGTAGAAGAGTTATGTCAAGAGTTAAAGCCAGAGAGGACCATTAAAGATCAAATCCTCGTCAAGATACAAGAGGGAGAAAAGGATGGAGCTCCTCTATTTTTCGCCCACCCAGTCGGCGGAGGAATCATGAGTTATATCCAGCTTGCAAAAGAACTTAAAGAAGAAACAATTTATGGATTGCAAGCTATGGGCTATGAGTCAGATCATCAACCATTAACGGATATGCATGAGATGGCAGACCTGTATTTATCTGAGATTCAGCAAGTGCAGGAGAAAGGACCCTATCGATTAGCCGGATGGTCGTTTGGAGGGAACCTTGTCTTTGAAATCGCTAAAAGACTAGAGTTATTGGGAGAAGAAGTAGAGTTTATCGTTATCATAGATTCAGAAGCAGAAGTGAAAGCTGTTGAAACTTACAATAAAAACCGGTCTAGCCTTCAGTTGATTTCATTGAATCTAGGAATCTGTAATGAAGTAGAGATAAATATGAATCAAGATTTAGATGAAGATCAATTACTCAATCAAGTGGCTAAGAAGTTGAAGGCATTAGAATTTTTCCATCAAGACACTTCGAACGAAGTGATGAAACGAAAAATAGAAGTATTAGCGGCTAATGAGGAAGCTTTTAGTCATTATACAACTAGAGGTATCGTGGAGGCTGATATCCATGTTTTTCATGTGACCGAGGTGAATCCACATCGACCATTTTCTTTAATAGAACCAGAGAAATGGAGGAATAGAACGAATGGTCAACTATCGATTACGAGGGTGGAAGGACATCATGAAAGTGTACTTGAACAACCAAATGTTTCTAATCTTGTTAATAGGATAAAAGAAAGACTGTCATGGCAACATACTTTATTAGAGAGTAAATAGATGATACATGGAAACCACTCTAGTACTCAGGAAATAGTATAGAGAGGAAGAGTGGTTTCTTAAATCTAAAACAATTGCAGCTTTACAACTGATAGGAGGGCGACTCAATCTACCTTCAAATGTCCGAAATAAGCGTGTCATCTTCATCATTCTTCATAATCAATGATGAAAAAGGATAAATGATGGATGTGTTTTTTACAGCATTTGTTATGCTAAAAGTACGATACTGAAATTTTGTTGACTATTATGTAGTAGAAACTCCCTTTTAAAGAGAATAGTATGATTAAAAGGAGTGCAGAGTGTGAAAATATTCGCAGTTAATTTATCAGATTTGGATCATTCAAATGTTAATGACCACCTTTACTCTCGTATCGTGTCTAATGACACCTTAAATAGAGCAAGGAAATTTAGAAATAGAAAAGACACATTACGAACAATGGTGGGAGAATTACTTATAAACTATTTATACGAAAAAGTAGAGGGATATGGTACTATCCCTGTCATAAGACGTAATCAATACGGGAAACCGTATGTAACATCAAATAATTTTCTCTTTAATCTATCCCATTCAGGAAACTGGGTCATTTGTATTGTTGACCAAACTCGCGTTGGGATTGATATTGAGCAAATTAAAGCTATTGATTATGAAAATTTAATATCAATGTTCCATCCTGTTGAAATGGAACAAATGGAATATGCAGAGAATAAGCAAGATTTTTTCTATAGCTTATGGACTGTAAAAGAAAGTGTGTTAAAAAACATCGGTAAGGGACTAAGCCTTTCTTTAAAAAGTTTTCACACAAAATTTTCTAATGAAGATATTCAAGTAAAGTTTGAAAATCCTTTGTCTGAAAACTTATACGTAAAAACATATGACTTTGATTATCGTTATAAGCTTGCAGCTTGTGCCTTGCACAATGATTTTCCAAACCATATAACCTATATAAATATAGCAAAAATTATTCAGTATTACGCAAATTTCGCACCTAGAAAATACTGTTGAATTCATTATCGTATGAGTGGATCTATGCTCATATTTTAGAGAAATAAAACAAAGTCGATGGTGTATAAAATATCATTTCTGATAAAAGGTGGTATCAAGCTTACCTATCGTCATGTAACCCGAAATACATTCTATTTCGGGATTGCTTTTTGTCCTCTTCCATTTATTTAGAAATCCCCATATGAAAATTTATTCAAGGAACACCTTTTGATTTATCTGAACTGATAATTAGTCTAAACATAAAAATATGGTAATTCATCTATTGGATTAAAAGTGATTATAACATCAAAAGCACCCACTGAAAGGGTTTTTTCATCCTGTTCAATTTACTACTATACACATAAAAAAGCTTTGAAGACTGATGAAATAATTAACTTTGACATCATTAATAATGCTCTTTCATTAAGAAACCTATAACCATTTATTTAAGCTCTCAATGATAATATCAGGTCTATCAATATGAATTTCGTGGTCACTACGATCTGCTATGATCAATTCACCTTGATTTGATAACGTAGCCAACTCTAATTGTAGTTCACGCCAAACTTCTTCGTATTCACGTGCCTCTTCCTCCGGAATATTGTATTGAATAAAGGCACTTACTGAAGCCTCTATATCTCTTGCTATGACGGTTAGTGGAATGTTGGGAAATTCACTAAGCTCTTTTATCTTCTCACTATTTAACTCCCAGTGGTTATATTCATCAGCGACAGTCTTGAATAATGTTGGATTCGTTATAAACGCTTCAAGTTTTTCCGCTTCATAGTCAGAATACTTCTTGTAGAATCCCTCAATCATTTCACCATATAGCTCTTTAAGTGCTTCTCTTGATTTGTTTGAATGACCTAAATTACTTTCTACCATTTGGTCTATCGATATAAGGGAATTCATTACCGGGAGATCTAAGTCATATAATCGGTTGAAATTTGGTGAGGTTGAATCCAATAAAACTAATCTATTAACTTTGTCCGGAAATAGCATTACATAATGCAATGCACATAGCCCACCAAAAGAATGCCCCATAACAAAGATCTTTTCTTTTATACCTAATGACTCAATTAGGTCATTTAGTTCGTATGCAATACCTTCAGTTGTTCTTGGATTCTTCGAAACCTCACTATTCCCATAACCAGCTCGATGGTACATAATAATAGTAAACTCTTTCATTATCTTCTTTACAAAAGGAAGCCATTGATAAAAGGAGCAGCCTATACCTGTTTCTATAAGAAGAATTTTCTCTCCGGACCCCATCACTTTATAGTCTATGTTTTCTA is part of the Bacillus spongiae genome and encodes:
- a CDS encoding 4'-phosphopantetheinyl transferase family protein, which encodes MKIFAVNLSDLDHSNVNDHLYSRIVSNDTLNRARKFRNRKDTLRTMVGELLINYLYEKVEGYGTIPVIRRNQYGKPYVTSNNFLFNLSHSGNWVICIVDQTRVGIDIEQIKAIDYENLISMFHPVEMEQMEYAENKQDFFYSLWTVKESVLKNIGKGLSLSLKSFHTKFSNEDIQVKFENPLSENLYVKTYDFDYRYKLAACALHNDFPNHITYINIAKIIQYYANFAPRKYC
- a CDS encoding alpha/beta hydrolase; translated protein: MNVENIDYKVMGSGEKILLIETGIGCSFYQWLPFVKKIMKEFTIIMYHRAGYGNSEVSKNPRTTEGIAYELNDLIESLGIKEKIFVMGHSFGGLCALHYVMLFPDKVNRLVLLDSTSPNFNRLYDLDLPVMNSLISIDQMVESNLGHSNKSREALKELYGEMIEGFYKKYSDYEAEKLEAFITNPTLFKTVADEYNHWELNSEKIKELSEFPNIPLTVIARDIEASVSAFIQYNIPEEEAREYEEVWRELQLELATLSNQGELIIADRSDHEIHIDRPDIIIESLNKWL